A genomic segment from Hippoglossus stenolepis isolate QCI-W04-F060 chromosome 3, HSTE1.2, whole genome shotgun sequence encodes:
- the LOC118104534 gene encoding cell division control protein 42 homolog isoform X1 codes for MQTIKCVVVGDGAVGKTCLLISYTTNKFPSEYVPTVFDNYAVTVMIGGEPYTLGLFDTAGQEDYDRLRPLSYPQTDVFLVCFSVVSPSSFENVKEKWVPEITHHCPKTPFLLVGTQIDLRDDPSTIEKLAKNKQKPIGPETAEKLARDLKAVKYVECSALTQKGLKNVFDEAILAALEPPEPKKKRKCVLL; via the exons ATGCAGACCATCAAGTGTGTTGTAGTTGGGGACGGTGCTGTGGGTAAAACATGCCTGCTCATCTCTTACACCACAAACAAGTTTCCCTCTGAATATGTACCTACG gTCTTTGATAACTATGCTGTTACTGTAATGATTGGAGGCGAGCCCTACACTCTGGGCTTGTTTGATACAGCAG gTCAGGAAGACTACGACAGGTTACGACCTCTGAGTTATCCCCAGACAGATGTCTTCctcgtctgtttctctgttgtgTCCCCCTCCTCGTTTGAAAACGTTAAAGAAAAG tGGGTTCCAGAGATCACCCATCACTGTCCAAAGACCCCCTTCCTCCTAGTTGGGACGCAGATTGACTTGCGGGATGACCCCTCAACTATAGAGAAGCTGGCCAAGAACAAGCAGAAGCCCATCGGCCCGGAGACAGCCGAGAAGCTGGCGAGAGACCTCAAGGCTGTGAAATATGTGGAGTGCTCAGCCCTCACACAG aaAGGCCTAAAGAATGTGTTTGATGAGGCGATATTGGCTGCATTGGAGCCCCCAGAGCCCAAGAAGAAACGCAAATGTGTGCTGCTATGA
- the LOC118104534 gene encoding cell division control protein 42 homolog isoform X2 has translation MQTIKCVVVGDGAVGKTCLLISYTTNKFPSEYVPTVFDNYAVTVMIGGEPYTLGLFDTAGQEDYDRLRPLSYPQTDVFLVCFSVVSPSSFENVKEKWVPEITHHCPKTPFLLVGTQIDLRDDPSTIEKLAKNKQKPIGPETAEKLARDLKAVKYVECSALTQRGLKNVFDEAILAALEPPETQGKGKCCIF, from the exons ATGCAGACCATCAAGTGTGTTGTAGTTGGGGACGGTGCTGTGGGTAAAACATGCCTGCTCATCTCTTACACCACAAACAAGTTTCCCTCTGAATATGTACCTACG gTCTTTGATAACTATGCTGTTACTGTAATGATTGGAGGCGAGCCCTACACTCTGGGCTTGTTTGATACAGCAG gTCAGGAAGACTACGACAGGTTACGACCTCTGAGTTATCCCCAGACAGATGTCTTCctcgtctgtttctctgttgtgTCCCCCTCCTCGTTTGAAAACGTTAAAGAAAAG tGGGTTCCAGAGATCACCCATCACTGTCCAAAGACCCCCTTCCTCCTAGTTGGGACGCAGATTGACTTGCGGGATGACCCCTCAACTATAGAGAAGCTGGCCAAGAACAAGCAGAAGCCCATCGGCCCGGAGACAGCCGAGAAGCTGGCGAGAGACCTCAAGGCTGTGAAATATGTGGAGTGCTCAGCCCTCACACAG CGAGGGCTGAAGAATGTATTTGACGAAGCTATCCTAGCTGCCCTTGAGCCACCTGAGACGCAGGGAAAAGGGAAATGCTGTATATTTTAA
- the snrpe gene encoding small nuclear ribonucleoprotein E has product MAYRGQGQKIQKVMVQPINLIFRYLQNRSRIQVWLYEQVNMRIEGCIIGFDEYMNLVLDDSEEVHMKTKNRKPLGRIMLKGDNITLLQSVTT; this is encoded by the exons ATGGCGTACAGAGGACAGGGACAGAAGATCCAGAAGGTGATGGTGCAGCCCATC AACCTTATTTTCAGGTATCTACAAAAT CGCTCACGGATCCAGGTCTGGTTGTATGAACAGGTGAACATGAGGATAGAGGGCTGTATCATT GGTTTTGATGAGTACATGAACCTGGTTCTAGATGATTCTGAGGAAGTCCACATGAAGACTAAGAACAGAAAGCCACTGG GGAGGATCATGTTGAAAGGAGACAACATTACCCTGCTACAGAGTGTGACCACCTAG